CGCCTGGTCCACGTCGAGAAGATAGATGTCGATAAAGCCAAGGGAGAAGATTTCGCCCTGGTGAGCTATCTCAAGTCCTCCAACCCATCGCTCTACAAGAACCTGAAGAAAGCGATGAAGGAGGCACCGAGCAACGGCAAGGCACATCGCCGCGGTGCAGCACGCTGATTGCCACGGCGGCCCGAAAGGGCCGCGGTGCGCTTTAGCTTTATGGGGTAACGCTCACCACGATGTCCAGAGCGCGGATACGGTCGGCCAGTTGAGCGAGCCATGCTTCTGGAACATTCGATATCCGTTTTGCCTCCGGCTGGTGCGAAAGCCGGGCAACCCCGTAGAGCATCACGCCTCTCAACTCGACGCCATCTTCCTTGAGGCGCGCGAGACAGTGGACATAAGCGTCGACCTCGCGCTCGGCCGGTGGCACGCCGTCCAGCGCAAAGACGCACGTCTGCAGCCACGTAGGACAAAGGCGAGCAGCCGTATGCAGATTGCGCAGCACTTTTTCCATCGTCGTTCGGGTGCTGTTGACGGCGCGAATGCCGCCCTCGGTCGCCCGATCGAGCTTGAACCAGACTTCCCCGCCGAGACTCGCGAGCTTCTCGAGACCGACCTGCACCCGGGCCTGATGCACCAGGCTGCCGTTGGTGATCAGGACGACCTTGATCCTGCCTTCGAGCGCGAACTCGCGCAGGACACGCCCGACCGCATCGACCACCGCCGGAAATTCGCGTGCG
The window above is part of the Betaproteobacteria bacterium genome. Proteins encoded here:
- a CDS encoding helix-turn-helix transcriptional regulator, encoding MKNTVHKLPNPREIRLKLGLNQQEFWTKVGVTQSGGSRYESGRSMPRPVRELLRLVHVEKIDVDKAKGEDFALVSYLKSSNPSLYKNLKKAMKEAPSNGKAHRRGAAR
- a CDS encoding radical SAM protein is translated as MEGGEFGDRVYHRPSHAHRESTLTSTTPSRPAGYRLTVAEHDRDAAGLTYVYPVVSRRARGVSIGINLNLNDACNWRCIYCQVPGLTRGGPPPIDVALLERELRGFLDGVIHGDFMERRVPPESRRLNDVAFSGNGEPTSAREFPAVVDAVGRVLREFALEGRIKVVLITNGSLVHQARVQVGLEKLASLGGEVWFKLDRATEGGIRAVNSTRTTMEKVLRNLHTAARLCPTWLQTCVFALDGVPPAEREVDAYVHCLARLKEDGVELRGVMLYGVARLSHQPEAKRISNVPEAWLAQLADRIRALDIVVSVTP